The nucleotide window GGGGGCGGCTGAGGCAGCGGCAGCCGTGGTGGAGGTCGGCTCAGCCGGGCAGTTTGAGGAGCTGCTGCGCCTCAGAGCCAAGTCCCTTCTTGTGGTCCATTTCTGGGCACCATGGGCTCCGCAGTGTGCTCAGATGAACGATGTGATGGCAGAACTCGCCAAAGAGCACCCACAAGTCTCTTTTGTGAAGTTGGAAGCAGAAGCTGTTCCTGAagtatctgaaaaatatgaaattagtTCTGTTCCCACCTTTCTGTTTTTCAAGAATTCTCAGAAAATCGACCGATTAGATGGTGCCCATGCCCCAGAGTTGACCAAAAAAGTTCAGCGACATGCGTCTAGCGGCTCCTTCTCACCAAGTGGTGGTGAGCACCCGAAGGAAGACCTCAGCCTGCGCCTGAAGAAGTTAACTCACGCTGCCCCCTGCATGCTGTTCATGAAGGGAACTCCTCAGGAGCCGCGCCGCGGTTTCAGCAAGCAGATGGTGGAAATTCTTAACAAACATAATATTCAGTTTAGCAGTTTTGATATCTTCTCAGATGAAGAAGTTCGTCAGGGCCTCAAAACCTATTCCAATTGGCCCACCTATCCCCAGCTCTATGTTTCTGGAGAGCTCATAGGAGGACTTGATATAATTAAGGAGCTAGAAGCATCTAAAGAACTAGATACGATTTGCCCCAAAGCCCCCAAGTTAGAGGAAAGTCTCAAAGTACTGACAAATAAAGCTTCTGTGATGCTCTTTATGAAAGGAAACAAACAGGAAGCTAAGTGTGGCTTCAGCAGACAGATTTTGGAAATACTAAATAGTACTGGGATTGAATATGAGACATTTGATATATTGGAAGATGAAGAAGTTCAGCAAGGATTAAAAGCTTACTCCAATTGGCCAACGTACCCTCAGCTGTATGTGAAGGGGGAGCTTGTCGGAGGACTGGACATTGTTaaggaactgaaagaaaatgGGGAGTTGCTGCCTATactgaaaggagaaaattaaTGAACGTTAGACTTGGTGCCCACCCACTGCAGGAAGGCTTCCTCCAGCGAAGCAGTTCAGGATTTAGTCCTCAGAAACGGACTAGGAGGAGAAAATGCTCATCCCCAGTTACGCTTTGTGTATTTCACAAGGCTGTGCTAAATAACGTATGTGACCTTTTTTTCCACCAAAACTAGAACGCAATAAACATCTTCaagttcaattaaaaataattgtatgaaaaaaaaaagaaagaattttcacCATTCAGTGTATGAGCAAATACCTATTGAATATTTTACCTATTAGAATTAGGCGTTGAGAAATGTTGGATATGCCTCAGTAtagtatttttactattttagtacacaagttattaattttaatagatttttttacagcagttttaagttcacatCAAAATTCAGCAAAAAGCACCATATCGTTGCCCCTGCACTTCAGTTTCCCCACTGTCAACATCAGTGAACCTATACTGACACATCACTGTCACCAACACTATCACCTGAAGTCTGTAGTTTACCTTAATGATACTTTGTAtgatttaaatctttttaaatttattaagacaTTACCTAATATATGGGCTATCCTAGAGAATATTCCATGTACtcttgagaagaatatgtattctgctgttgttggagGGAATGGCCTGGTTGGTAGGCTGGTCAAGGCCTCTGATGCCTTATTGAGCTTATAATAAACACATTATTGAATTATGAATTCATGATTCACATTATGAATTCACATTATGAATTATTGAATCCAAttacaaatcagtaagaaaagcactcagcaacaataaaaatatgGATGAAAGCTActttataaaagaaatgcaaatgaacaaTAGACTTGGGAGGAAAAGTCCATTTCACTGCCAAAGAGatgcaaatttaaaataagatacCACTTATTTTTGCCTATCATGTtgacaaaaagatttttttaagtgatttactCAGTGAATGCTATGATAGAAACTGGTATAATGTTTCTAGGAAGTAATTTAGTAAGACTTGTCAAAAGTCTATGAAGTTTAATATTACTTTACCAAGTAGTTCCACTCCTACGAATATATTCTAGAAGATAGAAAAGTAAACAGAAATGTGAACAAAGATTTACATATAACAACATTTATTGTAGCAGTATTAATCATGAAAAATTTGGATATAAACTGTCCAACAACAAGatgaatatttcaataaattttggTAAAAAACAGATGAGAAATGGCTAGTCAAAGGGTGATTTAAAAAACTTCAATGACAGAAAATTGCTTATTATTAATTGAGCTCAATTTATTGAAACATGGGCtacaataaaaaatacagaaaataattgttgacaaggatgtggtgAAATTGGCACCCTCTTACgttggtggtgggaatgtaaaattgttCAACagttgtggaaaacagtttggcagttcctcaaagagTTAAACATACAAATAGCATAaaactcagcaattccattcctgagtgtacccaagacaaatgaaaacatacatccacacagaaacttgtacacaaatgtttgtaGCACTATTATTCATAAAAGCCAAAAGGTGGGAAAAGACATAAACAGAAGAATGGACACTCAAAACATGAGTGAAAGAAATCAAGCACAAAGgtcacatattttattcttttatgtgaaatctccAGAATAAGGTAAATCCGTGGAGACAGAAAGGCAATTAGTCGTTGCCAGGGGTTGGGTGAAATGCGGATGGGAGTACTTACTTTCAGGGTTAACAGGTGTTCTTCCAGAGTGAGAAAAAAAGTTTTCCAACCAGAGAGAGGTGATCATTTGCACAACACTATGAATGTACTAAATATCACGGAATTGTTCatactttaaaatagttaattgtaaaaaaaaaataaaataaaataaaataaaatagttaattgtatgttatgtgaattttgcTCAAAAACAAAAGCCCCAATGCTACATAATTAAACACATTCTGCTTTCCGACCCTACCTTCCCGCAAGAAAGAGAGTGTGGTAAACACCTCTCCAAGAAAACCACCCCGAGCTAATGCTCTCTGACACAATGGTAGGTAGCCTTTGCAGCAGCAGAATGAAGTTAAATCAATGGGAAGATGTTAACCTGTTTTGTGGATGCCCACAGGCATCCCGGTGTGTGTTGGGTAACAACACAAACCTCGGATTTAAAGCTAgcctgtt belongs to Cervus elaphus chromosome 11, mCerEla1.1, whole genome shotgun sequence and includes:
- the LOC122703250 gene encoding glutaredoxin-3-like gives rise to the protein MAAGAAEAAAAVVEVGSAGQFEELLRLRAKSLLVVHFWAPWAPQCAQMNDVMAELAKEHPQVSFVKLEAEAVPEVSEKYEISSVPTFLFFKNSQKIDRLDGAHAPELTKKVQRHASSGSFSPSGGEHPKEDLSLRLKKLTHAAPCMLFMKGTPQEPRRGFSKQMVEILNKHNIQFSSFDIFSDEEVRQGLKTYSNWPTYPQLYVSGELIGGLDIIKELEASKELDTICPKAPKLEESLKVLTNKASVMLFMKGNKQEAKCGFSRQILEILNSTGIEYETFDILEDEEVQQGLKAYSNWPTYPQLYVKGELVGGLDIVKELKENGELLPILKGEN